One window of Pseudacidobacterium ailaaui genomic DNA carries:
- the tsaB gene encoding tRNA (adenosine(37)-N6)-threonylcarbamoyltransferase complex dimerization subunit type 1 TsaB has translation MLLGIDTCSTTGTVALARPDKEKASLLAETELTGKTYSSMLVPRIEELLRTNQVGVQHIQAIIVVHGPGSFTGIRVGLSTVKGLVEALHVPVMAISRLAVLAHKAKTKYAALDAGRGEFYFRNAALNQAQEALLSLEVLRKACAEQELAICEETAAQKLPNAQFVSPPTASDAIAFALPGWLRRDFVDPTFLDGNYLRRADAEVKFMKSASLQDR, from the coding sequence TTGCTTCTGGGAATCGACACTTGCAGCACTACAGGGACCGTCGCTCTTGCACGTCCTGATAAGGAAAAGGCCTCTCTGCTCGCTGAAACTGAGCTGACAGGCAAAACATATTCGTCCATGCTGGTCCCACGCATCGAAGAACTGCTTCGTACGAACCAAGTCGGGGTCCAGCACATTCAGGCCATTATCGTTGTTCATGGGCCGGGAAGCTTTACCGGAATCCGTGTCGGCCTGAGTACAGTCAAAGGACTGGTGGAAGCACTTCATGTTCCGGTCATGGCCATATCACGCCTTGCTGTACTGGCACATAAGGCAAAAACAAAATATGCTGCCCTCGATGCCGGACGTGGCGAATTCTACTTCCGCAATGCTGCGCTCAATCAGGCCCAGGAAGCACTGCTTTCGCTGGAAGTCCTTCGCAAAGCTTGTGCAGAACAGGAACTTGCTATCTGTGAGGAAACAGCAGCACAAAAGCTTCCAAATGCGCAGTTCGTCTCTCCGCCGACTGCCAGCGACGCGATTGCGTTCGCGCTGCCTGGATGGCTGCGGCGCGACTTTGTCGATCCCACATTCCTGGATGGAAACTATCTGCGCCGCGCCGACGCTGAGGTGAAATTTATGAAAAGCGCAAGCTTGCAAGATCGGTAA
- a CDS encoding S1/P1 nuclease: MKTPASDLLRCAAIAVLMPLLAVPPSFGWGNTGHRLVNRLAAESLPADVPAFLRTAAAVDEIEYLGPEPDRWRSPAEPELNAMQAPDHFIDLELADVIHPLPRRRYDFIAAAYAASLMHPAQARDLRPEHIGFQPYITNEVWERLKAAMREYRTLNTKHEDTKPVEAAILFYAGWLGHYVGDGAQPLHTTVNYNGWVGKENPNGYTTDHRIHWKFEGIFVDANLKESDVRPLVSPMRSIGDEFDDYLGYLRHSSTLVEKVYQLDKTGAFDGTGTPEGKQFVAERLAAGASMLRDLIYAAWLQSAQPVPEQHSEN; this comes from the coding sequence ATGAAAACACCAGCTTCTGACCTGCTTCGCTGTGCTGCTATTGCAGTGCTGATGCCTCTTCTGGCGGTACCCCCCTCTTTTGGGTGGGGAAATACTGGCCACCGTCTTGTCAATCGGCTGGCTGCGGAAAGTCTCCCTGCCGATGTGCCAGCGTTTCTGCGGACCGCAGCAGCTGTGGATGAGATAGAGTATCTCGGCCCGGAGCCGGACCGCTGGCGTTCGCCCGCTGAACCGGAATTGAATGCGATGCAGGCCCCGGACCACTTTATTGATCTGGAGCTGGCCGACGTCATCCACCCGCTTCCGCGCCGACGCTATGATTTCATTGCTGCAGCCTATGCCGCTAGCCTGATGCACCCGGCACAGGCGCGCGATCTGCGGCCGGAGCACATTGGCTTTCAGCCCTATATCACGAACGAGGTCTGGGAGCGGTTGAAGGCGGCCATGCGCGAATATCGCACCCTGAACACAAAACATGAGGACACAAAACCGGTAGAGGCAGCCATCCTCTTCTACGCCGGCTGGCTCGGTCACTATGTGGGAGATGGTGCGCAGCCCCTGCACACTACCGTGAATTACAACGGATGGGTAGGCAAGGAGAACCCGAATGGTTATACGACCGACCATCGGATCCATTGGAAATTTGAGGGTATTTTTGTCGACGCAAACCTGAAGGAAAGCGATGTGAGGCCGCTGGTTTCTCCGATGCGATCAATTGGCGATGAATTTGATGACTACTTAGGGTATCTGCGGCATTCGTCCACTCTGGTGGAGAAAGTCTATCAACTGGACAAAACCGGCGCCTTTGATGGGACAGGAACGCCCGAGGGAAAGCAGTTTGTGGCAGAGCGCCTGGCAGCAGGGGCGAGCATGTTGCGTGATCTGATTTATGCAGCATGGCTGCAGAGCGCGCAGCCTGTTCCTGAGCAGCATTCAGAAAACTAG
- the meaB gene encoding methylmalonyl Co-A mutase-associated GTPase MeaB gives MSTADIPQLIERLRAGDVRALARAISIVENGSPLASDVLSACFPLSGRALRVGVTGPPGAGKSTLVDQLARHYRGRGATVGVIAVDPTSPFSGGAILGDRIRMQDSLHDTGLYVRSMATRGSLGGLAQRTADVASVLEASGKEIILIETVGVGQDEVDIVRLADITLVVLVPGMGDDVQSIKAGMMEIADIFVINKADREGADRVENEVRAMQSLASTQMSRTPPVIQTVAATGQGLDKLASAIEEMKQWLQTEDHLQTRRKRCWRERLVQMVLQALMLRLREQILTDAELELYAARVARGEEDPYQLVSRITAYDKN, from the coding sequence ATGAGCACTGCTGATATTCCGCAACTCATCGAGCGCCTGCGCGCAGGCGATGTCCGTGCTCTGGCACGGGCCATTTCTATTGTTGAAAATGGCTCCCCGCTTGCCAGCGATGTCCTCTCAGCATGTTTTCCCTTGAGCGGCCGCGCCCTTCGCGTTGGGGTCACAGGACCTCCGGGCGCCGGGAAAAGCACCTTGGTAGACCAGCTCGCCCGGCATTATCGCGGAAGGGGAGCAACCGTTGGCGTCATCGCTGTAGACCCGACCAGTCCGTTCAGCGGGGGCGCCATCCTTGGCGATCGCATTCGGATGCAGGACAGTCTGCATGACACCGGTCTTTATGTGCGTAGTATGGCCACACGCGGCTCTCTCGGAGGTTTGGCACAGAGGACGGCCGATGTGGCCTCGGTTCTTGAGGCCAGCGGAAAGGAAATCATCCTGATTGAGACCGTCGGCGTAGGACAGGATGAAGTGGATATTGTCCGTCTGGCTGATATCACGCTGGTCGTTCTGGTGCCTGGAATGGGTGACGATGTACAAAGCATCAAGGCCGGCATGATGGAAATCGCTGATATTTTTGTGATCAACAAAGCTGACCGTGAAGGGGCCGACCGAGTGGAAAATGAGGTCCGTGCGATGCAGTCGCTGGCCAGCACACAAATGTCCCGCACGCCTCCTGTGATCCAAACTGTTGCAGCCACCGGCCAAGGACTGGACAAACTGGCCTCGGCCATCGAAGAGATGAAACAATGGCTCCAGACTGAGGACCACCTGCAAACGCGGCGCAAACGCTGCTGGCGGGAACGCCTCGTCCAGATGGTGCTTCAGGCGCTGATGCTGCGGTTGCGGGAACAGATTCTGACTGATGCCGAGCTGGAGCTTTATGCAGCGCGCGTTGCACGCGGAGAAGAAGATCCCTATCAATTGGTTTCCAGGATTACCGCTTATGACAAAAATTGA
- a CDS encoding TetR/AcrR family transcriptional regulator, with the protein MSIQNSQPEARRPRADARRNRDRILEAAKEAFTRHGADASLDDIAKQAGVGAGTLYRHFPNRDALIEAVYQGEVEKLAASARQYAKTMPPVEALRQWMLLFVDYIAAKHIIAPALNSLTGGPSRLYQGSHGLMKEAVEMLVQRGIQSKELRPDIEPFDLLRALIGVAHIATGANWQQSAKKLVDILIAGSRRSSALRSRRP; encoded by the coding sequence ATGTCGATCCAAAACTCCCAACCCGAAGCAAGAAGGCCCCGCGCAGATGCACGGCGCAACCGCGATCGAATTCTGGAAGCTGCAAAAGAGGCCTTTACCCGCCACGGAGCAGATGCAAGCCTTGACGATATTGCTAAACAGGCTGGTGTCGGTGCAGGCACCCTTTATCGGCACTTCCCAAACCGGGATGCTCTGATTGAAGCGGTCTATCAGGGCGAAGTGGAGAAACTGGCAGCATCGGCACGCCAATATGCCAAAACCATGCCTCCGGTGGAGGCACTCCGGCAATGGATGCTGTTGTTTGTGGACTACATTGCAGCCAAGCACATCATTGCGCCCGCACTGAATTCGCTGACCGGAGGGCCAAGCAGGCTCTATCAAGGCTCGCATGGGCTGATGAAAGAGGCCGTGGAGATGCTGGTGCAGAGGGGCATCCAAAGCAAAGAGCTGCGGCCAGACATCGAACCTTTTGATCTGTTACGGGCCTTAATTGGTGTGGCACACATCGCAACCGGAGCAAACTGGCAGCAAAGCGCAAAGAAACTTGTGGACATTCTGATTGCTGGCTCACGCAGAAGCAGCGCGCTGAGGAGCCGGAGGCCGTGA
- the rimI gene encoding ribosomal protein S18-alanine N-acetyltransferase has translation MKFTVRPLQTGDLDALLALAQEVPEVPHWTRRDYEGRSGFVAESDNRIIGFSIVRLVVDICELESIAVVKEARSQGVGKALLKAVAVWASLKNAVRLELEVRASNTTAIRLYKSFGMRTEGLRPGYYSSPSEDALLMGMELGPLHACS, from the coding sequence GTGAAATTTACTGTCCGCCCACTGCAAACCGGAGATCTTGATGCTTTACTGGCGCTGGCACAAGAGGTCCCGGAAGTACCTCATTGGACCCGCCGAGACTACGAGGGCCGCTCCGGCTTTGTGGCCGAATCAGACAATCGCATCATTGGCTTTTCGATTGTCCGGCTCGTTGTGGATATCTGCGAGCTTGAATCCATCGCTGTGGTAAAAGAAGCACGCAGCCAGGGCGTGGGGAAGGCCCTGCTCAAAGCCGTCGCGGTCTGGGCGAGTTTGAAAAATGCTGTTCGGTTGGAACTTGAAGTACGGGCTTCAAATACAACGGCCATCAGACTTTACAAGAGCTTTGGGATGAGGACTGAGGGCCTGCGTCCAGGCTATTATTCTTCCCCTTCGGAAGACGCTCTGCTCATGGGCATGGAGCTTGGTCCTCTTCACGCTTGCTCCTAA
- the mce gene encoding methylmalonyl-CoA epimerase, translated as MTKIDHLGIAVKSISKARAFYESLGLSVLQEETIEHEKVRVAMVPLDEGRIELLEPTSEDSPVGKFLAKRGGGLHHVALHVENISATLEDLKANGVNLISNEIQVGAGGHLYFFIHPSSTGGVLLEICQDLPADGPHRRQ; from the coding sequence ATGACAAAAATTGATCATCTTGGAATCGCAGTCAAAAGCATTTCCAAAGCACGCGCATTTTATGAGTCTCTGGGCCTGTCTGTCTTGCAGGAGGAAACGATTGAACATGAAAAAGTGCGTGTCGCCATGGTCCCTCTGGATGAAGGGCGCATTGAGTTGCTGGAGCCTACTTCGGAAGATTCACCGGTGGGCAAGTTTCTTGCAAAACGGGGGGGAGGATTGCACCATGTCGCCCTGCACGTGGAGAACATCTCCGCTACTCTGGAAGACCTTAAGGCAAACGGCGTAAATCTCATCTCCAATGAGATACAGGTTGGCGCTGGCGGTCATCTCTATTTCTTTATCCATCCTTCAAGTACCGGAGGCGTTCTGCTGGAAATCTGCCAGGACTTGCCTGCCGACGGACCGCACCGTCGGCAATGA
- a CDS encoding phosphatidylserine decarboxylase family protein codes for MVRDGYYYGFALIAVSVIVYLLTGHWGWAVLPLLLAVFFLWFFRDPERTIPQGEGLVVSPADGKLTAIERIMTPSGERLRLSIFLSVFDVHVNRSPISGVLREVRYQKGLYLNALDPASADKNEQNLAVLDSPEGHEVAFKQIAGLLARRIVFQPKAGDYLERGERVGMIKFGSRVDVLLPVYAELRVKKGDRVQGGSTVLAQLAAFTEDPILAELEVETLV; via the coding sequence ATGGTTCGTGACGGATACTATTACGGGTTTGCCCTGATTGCGGTCTCGGTCATTGTATATTTACTGACCGGTCACTGGGGTTGGGCAGTGTTGCCTCTGCTGCTCGCTGTGTTTTTTCTTTGGTTTTTTCGTGACCCCGAGCGCACCATCCCCCAGGGGGAGGGTCTGGTTGTGTCTCCTGCCGACGGTAAGCTCACAGCGATTGAACGCATCATGACCCCTTCTGGTGAGCGCCTCCGCCTGAGCATTTTTCTTAGCGTTTTTGATGTTCACGTAAACCGCTCTCCGATCAGCGGGGTGCTTCGTGAAGTCCGTTACCAGAAAGGTCTTTATCTGAATGCGCTGGATCCCGCCTCGGCTGATAAGAACGAGCAAAATCTGGCGGTTTTGGATAGCCCGGAAGGCCACGAGGTGGCTTTCAAACAAATTGCGGGACTTCTGGCGCGACGGATTGTTTTTCAGCCCAAAGCGGGAGATTACCTGGAGCGAGGTGAACGCGTGGGCATGATTAAATTTGGCTCTCGCGTCGATGTGCTCCTGCCCGTTTATGCCGAACTCCGAGTAAAGAAGGGCGATCGAGTACAGGGAGGCTCCACGGTGCTGGCACAACTTGCTGCTTTCACTGAGGACCCGATACTGGCCGAACTT
- a CDS encoding YdcH family protein: MEIFGSPDSDAIRRLEEQHRHYSEKLESLLQKPYLSAEEQLEEVRLKKLKLSVKDQLEALRNGMYHHVA, from the coding sequence ATGGAAATATTTGGGTCACCGGATAGTGATGCCATCCGTCGTCTTGAAGAGCAGCACCGTCATTATTCGGAGAAGCTCGAAAGTCTGCTCCAGAAACCCTACCTGTCAGCCGAAGAGCAGCTTGAAGAGGTAAGGCTGAAAAAGCTGAAACTGTCAGTAAAAGACCAGTTGGAGGCCCTGAGAAACGGTATGTATCATCACGTAGCCTGA
- a CDS encoding acyl-CoA dehydrogenase, translated as MSIEETEVVQPSARTYPFTLTEEQQQLRKEVRDFAQREIAPNVMRWDEASEFPAEVVRQLGRMGLMGIIFPVEYGGSGLGYVDYVTAIEELSAVDGSIGIIVAAHNSLCTNHIFLAGTEEQRRKYVPKLASGEWLGAWGLTEPNSGSDAAGARTTAVRKGDKWVLNGNKTFITNGHYADVAVVIAVTDKTQGTHGLSAFVVEKGTPGFRPGKKENKLGLRASDTSELIFEDCEIPQENLLGNLGEGFIDSMRVLDGGRISIAALSLGIARGALDASLRYVKERRQFGKAIAEFQGVQWKLADMATELDAARLLTLRAAVLKDAGQRVTRESSMAKLYASEVAVRICDQAVQLHGGYGFIKDYPAEKYYRDVKLCTIGEGTSEIQRMVIAREILKVVPSRG; from the coding sequence ATGTCTATAGAAGAAACAGAAGTCGTTCAGCCATCGGCCCGGACTTATCCTTTTACCCTTACTGAGGAGCAGCAGCAACTGCGCAAAGAAGTCCGTGATTTTGCTCAACGGGAAATCGCACCGAATGTCATGCGCTGGGACGAGGCCAGTGAATTCCCTGCTGAGGTTGTCCGACAGCTCGGGCGAATGGGCCTGATGGGGATCATCTTCCCGGTCGAATACGGCGGATCTGGATTGGGTTATGTGGATTATGTCACGGCGATTGAGGAACTTTCCGCTGTAGACGGGTCCATCGGCATCATCGTTGCAGCCCACAATTCACTTTGCACCAACCACATTTTTCTTGCCGGGACCGAAGAGCAGCGCCGCAAATATGTCCCCAAACTGGCCAGTGGCGAATGGCTGGGCGCGTGGGGGCTGACTGAGCCGAACTCCGGGTCTGACGCGGCCGGGGCCAGGACCACGGCCGTCCGCAAAGGAGACAAGTGGGTGCTCAACGGCAATAAAACCTTCATTACCAATGGGCATTACGCCGACGTTGCCGTCGTCATTGCTGTAACGGACAAGACCCAGGGCACGCACGGACTCTCAGCATTTGTGGTTGAAAAGGGAACGCCGGGATTCCGTCCCGGCAAGAAGGAAAACAAGCTAGGACTACGCGCCAGTGACACCTCTGAGCTGATCTTTGAAGACTGCGAAATTCCTCAGGAAAATCTTCTGGGCAACCTCGGCGAAGGATTTATTGACTCCATGCGCGTGTTGGATGGAGGACGCATCTCCATTGCTGCCCTATCTCTGGGGATCGCACGAGGAGCACTCGATGCCAGCCTTCGCTATGTAAAGGAGCGCCGCCAGTTCGGAAAGGCCATCGCCGAATTTCAGGGCGTCCAATGGAAGCTGGCAGACATGGCAACGGAACTGGACGCGGCCAGGCTGCTGACGCTGCGCGCGGCCGTGCTGAAGGATGCGGGCCAGCGTGTGACCCGCGAATCTTCTATGGCCAAGCTCTACGCGAGTGAAGTCGCAGTCCGCATCTGTGACCAGGCCGTACAATTACATGGTGGCTATGGCTTCATCAAAGACTACCCCGCTGAAAAGTACTATCGGGACGTGAAACTATGCACGATTGGCGAGGGCACCAGCGAAATCCAGCGGATGGTGATTGCGCGTGAAATTCTGAAAGTTGTGCCATCCCGAGGATGA
- a CDS encoding zinc-binding alcohol dehydrogenase family protein, with protein sequence MKALVLRRAGIAQIEDVPPPVRKPGQVLLRVRYVGLCGTDLNSFRGRNPLVSYPRIPGHEIAATVVETDGDFSVIPVGTDVTLSPYTSCGRCGACRNQRSNACQMNQTLGVQRDGALTEYIAVPAEKLFPARLKLHELCLVEPLTVGFHAVARGRVTNTDTVAIFGCGGVGLGAVSACAFRGARTIAIDVDESKLQIALQAGASHAIHAQKEDVPAVLKELTEGLGPQVVIEAVGRPETFLAAVEVVAFTGRVVYIGYAKEPVPYETRLFVQKELDILGTRNALPQDFREVIAMLELKRFPVDAAISAIVPMEEAPQAFAAWAADPARFTKIIVSC encoded by the coding sequence ATGAAGGCGCTGGTCCTGCGTAGAGCTGGCATCGCGCAAATTGAAGATGTTCCTCCACCGGTACGCAAACCCGGTCAGGTATTGCTGCGTGTGCGCTACGTGGGGCTTTGTGGGACAGATCTGAACTCATTCCGCGGTCGCAACCCGCTTGTTTCCTATCCGCGCATTCCGGGACACGAGATTGCGGCAACGGTCGTGGAAACAGACGGCGATTTCTCCGTGATTCCCGTGGGCACGGATGTGACCCTTTCTCCTTACACCAGCTGTGGACGCTGCGGGGCCTGCCGCAACCAAAGAAGCAACGCCTGCCAGATGAACCAGACCCTGGGGGTGCAGCGCGATGGCGCTTTGACGGAATACATTGCCGTCCCGGCAGAAAAACTCTTCCCTGCCCGCCTGAAGCTGCATGAGCTTTGTCTTGTTGAGCCGCTCACTGTGGGTTTCCATGCTGTAGCGAGGGGCCGCGTGACCAATACGGACACTGTGGCCATCTTTGGATGCGGAGGAGTTGGCCTGGGTGCCGTCTCCGCCTGCGCATTTCGAGGCGCCCGCACCATTGCAATTGACGTAGACGAAAGCAAACTGCAAATCGCGCTTCAGGCTGGCGCCTCCCATGCCATTCACGCTCAAAAAGAAGACGTGCCGGCTGTTCTGAAAGAACTCACCGAGGGTCTTGGGCCTCAGGTGGTGATCGAAGCGGTCGGTCGGCCCGAAACATTTCTTGCCGCGGTTGAGGTTGTAGCTTTTACCGGTCGCGTTGTTTACATTGGCTACGCAAAGGAGCCGGTGCCATATGAAACCAGGCTCTTTGTACAAAAAGAGCTGGACATCCTGGGCACACGCAATGCTCTTCCTCAGGACTTCCGCGAAGTCATCGCGATGCTGGAACTCAAACGTTTTCCTGTGGACGCAGCCATCAGTGCCATCGTGCCAATGGAGGAGGCGCCGCAGGCATTCGCCGCCTGGGCAGCCGATCCGGCCCGATTCACGAAAATCATCGTCTCATGTTAA
- a CDS encoding LLM class flavin-dependent oxidoreductase, which translates to MAQPSRLARTPLSVLDLAPIKEGHTIAETFRETLDLAQHAERWGYRRYWLAEHHNLASVASAATAVLIGYVAGGTSTIRVGAGGIMLPNHAPLVIAEQFGTLESLYPGRIDLGLGRAPGTDYPTMQALRRDLNNHDPFPQLVAELREYFAIPRPGQAVRAIPGAGLDVPVWLLGSSGFSAQLAGDLGLPFAFAAHFSPVDLFSALEIYRHFFRPSEVLKRPYVMIGLPVLAADTNEEAQRLSTTEYLNFLRLVRGQLAPLSPPVDSLNGLATEMEHAVITSKRAAAIVGESHTVRSKLEAFLEKTNADELILTCSPYDHAARLRSYEIVAQIKQAAQAEAETAPAAIA; encoded by the coding sequence ATGGCACAACCTTCCCGTCTGGCCCGTACGCCGCTTTCTGTTCTCGACCTTGCGCCCATCAAGGAAGGCCACACCATCGCCGAAACTTTTCGCGAGACCCTTGACCTGGCCCAACACGCCGAGCGCTGGGGCTATCGGCGCTACTGGCTGGCCGAGCACCACAATCTGGCCTCTGTTGCCAGTGCCGCGACGGCTGTGCTCATCGGATACGTTGCCGGGGGCACCTCCACCATCCGCGTTGGCGCAGGTGGAATCATGCTGCCCAACCATGCACCTCTGGTCATTGCCGAACAGTTCGGCACGCTTGAAAGCCTCTATCCAGGCCGCATTGATCTTGGCCTGGGCCGCGCACCGGGAACAGACTATCCCACCATGCAGGCCCTGCGCCGCGACCTTAACAATCATGATCCTTTTCCGCAATTGGTGGCGGAGTTACGTGAATATTTTGCTATTCCACGTCCCGGACAGGCTGTCCGGGCCATTCCCGGAGCGGGCCTGGATGTCCCCGTCTGGCTCCTTGGGTCCAGCGGCTTTAGCGCACAGCTTGCTGGAGATCTCGGGCTTCCCTTCGCCTTTGCAGCGCATTTCTCGCCCGTAGACCTTTTCTCTGCGCTGGAAATATACCGGCATTTCTTTCGGCCTTCTGAGGTCCTCAAACGGCCTTACGTCATGATCGGCCTGCCTGTACTGGCAGCAGACACGAACGAAGAGGCACAGCGCCTCTCCACCACGGAATATCTAAACTTCCTCCGTCTGGTGCGCGGCCAGTTGGCTCCTCTCTCTCCTCCTGTGGACTCCCTGAATGGCCTGGCAACAGAGATGGAACATGCTGTAATTACTTCAAAGCGTGCGGCCGCCATTGTCGGGGAGAGCCACACAGTCCGCAGCAAGCTGGAAGCATTTTTAGAGAAAACGAATGCCGATGAGCTGATTCTGACCTGCAGTCCTTATGATCATGCTGCACGACTGCGGTCCTATGAAATTGTGGCGCAGATAAAACAGGCCGCGCAGGCGGAAGCTGAAACTGCGCCGGCGGCCATCGCCTAG
- a CDS encoding SDR family oxidoreductase, which produces MRVFVTGATGFIGSALVPELLKAGYEVLGFARSDAGAKWLAEAGAEVQRGDLEDLDSLRRGAASAQAVIHLAFIHDFQKFRQNCEIDRRAIEAMGAVLAGQDRTLIVTSGLALASRGRLATEDDPSEPVSENFPRASEAAAAGLQGVRTMVIRLPQVHDRRKQGLITWLVQLAKEKGVSAYLGEGKTRWAAAHVSDVARLYRLAMEKGESGARYHAVAEEEIPLRQIAEAIGQGLGLPVASVAPEDALAHFGWLTRFLTWDLTGSSAKTRKELGWDPVGPDLITDLASLRFS; this is translated from the coding sequence ATGCGTGTTTTTGTTACAGGTGCGACAGGATTTATCGGATCAGCCCTGGTCCCGGAGCTGCTTAAGGCGGGCTATGAAGTACTCGGATTCGCTCGCAGTGATGCCGGAGCGAAGTGGCTGGCCGAAGCAGGCGCAGAGGTGCAGCGCGGCGATTTGGAAGATCTGGACAGCTTGCGTCGCGGCGCCGCCTCGGCGCAGGCCGTTATTCATCTCGCCTTCATTCATGACTTCCAGAAGTTTCGGCAAAACTGTGAGATTGACCGGCGGGCCATTGAAGCGATGGGCGCGGTGCTTGCGGGCCAAGACCGTACCCTCATCGTGACCAGTGGTCTTGCGTTGGCCTCACGGGGCCGTCTTGCTACGGAAGATGACCCGTCAGAACCTGTTTCCGAAAACTTTCCACGCGCCTCGGAGGCGGCCGCAGCCGGGCTGCAAGGAGTGCGGACCATGGTGATCCGTCTGCCTCAGGTCCATGACCGGAGAAAGCAAGGGCTGATTACCTGGCTGGTCCAGCTAGCCAAAGAAAAGGGTGTCTCTGCATATCTGGGTGAGGGGAAGACCCGCTGGGCAGCGGCGCACGTAAGCGATGTTGCCCGGCTGTACCGGCTTGCTATGGAAAAGGGAGAGTCCGGAGCACGATATCACGCGGTGGCGGAAGAGGAGATTCCCCTCCGTCAAATCGCCGAGGCCATAGGTCAAGGACTGGGATTACCGGTTGCTTCTGTGGCACCGGAAGATGCACTTGCGCACTTTGGCTGGCTCACGCGGTTTCTGACGTGGGACCTCACCGGTTCCAGCGCCAAAACACGCAAAGAGCTAGGCTGGGACCCAGTGGGACCTGATCTGATTACCGATCTTGCAAGCTTGCGCTTTTCATAA